The DNA window GTCCACTCGGCGAGACGTGCGGCATCGGGACGGCGCAGGCGTGTCCGACGCTTCTCGTCCAGCTCGCAAAGGACCACGGAGCGGGCAGGATCTTCGAGCGCATCGAGGAGACTGTCCGAGTGCGTCGCCACGATCACAGGAGCGGATGCCGACACCTCTTCGAGCATCCACAAGACGCGTACGAGGAGCCCTGGGTGCAGGTGAATCTCTGGATCGTCGAAAGCGAGGAGCGAGCGGCTTCCGTGAAGCCCGCAGAGCGCGATGAAGGCGAGGTAGCTGAGCTGCCCTTCGGATAGAACCTCGGCCGGAAGAGGAGCATCGGGGAACGTCCCGAAGACGAGTTCCAGCTCGATGTTGCCGCGTCCAGATGGGCTGAGCCGGAAGTCGCGAAGGTCAGCGCCGAGGCCGAGCTGGGCGCGCTCCAGAACACGGCTCCACGTCTCGTTGCCCAGATTGCGAAGCTGCTGGAACGCATTCGGGAGGTTCACGCCATGGCGCGTCAGCCGATCCGTCTTCTCGACGACCGAAGGCCAGCGCGGCCCTTGGCGGATGTCGAGCGCCCGCTGTTGCCAGATGGGACGTGCTTCGAAGGGGACGTGGACGTCAATCTGATCCAGCGCCTTGACCACGCGCTGGAGGGCGGGTTGTGTCTTGGCTCTCAACCACGGAAGTGCCAAGCGCAGCTCGTCCACGCCCGTCGATTCCTCGTCGTCGAACCGTTCGTCGAGGTTGACCCGTCGCAGCTTTGCAGTCCGCGCGTCGAAGAGCGTGAGGCTTGCATGTTTGCGTTTCAGTACACGAAGCGGTTCAAGCGCCTCGGGATCGGCGTACACGTCGAGTTGCTCGCGGAGCACCGCGGGGGACACACCGATGTGACCCATGGAAAGGTCGTAGACGATCTGCGGACCGTCTCCCTCGATCGTGACACCGAGGCGAAGCTCGTCCGATCCGCGGCGGAGCAGCGAATCCAGTCCGCCATGCCCCTTGACGATGATGTCGGACACATGCGCGATGGGCTTCGCCACCTGGTGCAGGATCTCGAACGCTTCGAGGATCGAACTCTTGCCCGTGCCGTTGTCGCCGATCAGCACTGTGAGACCGTGCAGGTCGAGCGTCAGTTCGTCGATCGCACGCAGTCCGGAGATCCTGACCTGTGTGATCCGATCATGGCTCATGGGGTTGACATGTCCTCCTGGGAGACGGCTTTGGGGGCTACAGGAATCAGCGTCAACGGCTTCGCTTCGAGCCCCTCCGGGCGCTTCGAGCGCAGTCCCCGCGAGACGTGGTCGAGCCGTCGAAGAGCGCCTTCGTCCACCGTGGGCCTCGGTGGGGCAGGGTCTCCACGGTTCCAGCAGACGGGTCTTCGCGGGCCTCCTGTGCGCCGGCTCGCGCACTCGGGCGCCGTGCGTGGCTGCCGCGCGCGCGATGCCCTAGTCTCCCGGGGTGTTCCATCCCATCGTCGAGGCCTGGTTCGCGGGGAAGTTCGGGGCTCCGTCGTCGGTGCAGGCGGAGGCCTGGCCGCGCATCGCCGCGGGCAAGGACACGCTGCTGGTCGCCCCGACGGGCGCCGGGAAGACACTCGCGGCGTTCCTCGCGTGCCTGGACCGGCTGATCCAGCAGTCGGTGGCACGCGGCGGCGAACCCACGGCGGACGTCGCAGGCCCTCCCGCCAAGGCACCGCGTTCCGCTCGCTCCGGCTCTTCCCCAGGCGCATCCCCCGGGTCTCCCTCCTCCTCGACACCCATCCCCCGCACCGACGTCCTCTACATCTCCCCCCTCAAGGCCCTCTCGAGCGACGTCCAGCGCAACCTGCAGCAGCCGATCGCGGAGATCGACGAAGCCCTC is part of the Chondromyces crocatus genome and encodes:
- a CDS encoding AAA family ATPase, with protein sequence MSHDRITQVRISGLRAIDELTLDLHGLTVLIGDNGTGKSSILEAFEILHQVAKPIAHVSDIIVKGHGGLDSLLRRGSDELRLGVTIEGDGPQIVYDLSMGHIGVSPAVLREQLDVYADPEALEPLRVLKRKHASLTLFDARTAKLRRVNLDERFDDEESTGVDELRLALPWLRAKTQPALQRVVKALDQIDVHVPFEARPIWQQRALDIRQGPRWPSVVEKTDRLTRHGVNLPNAFQQLRNLGNETWSRVLERAQLGLGADLRDFRLSPSGRGNIELELVFGTFPDAPLPAEVLSEGQLSYLAFIALCGLHGSRSLLAFDDPEIHLHPGLLVRVLWMLEEVSASAPVIVATHSDSLLDALEDPARSVVLCELDEKRRTRLRRPDAARLAEWTEDDKGLGSLRADGYAAHVFGDVDAEGKGTARGSSPSCGKISAERSKGVRPS